A section of the Triticum dicoccoides isolate Atlit2015 ecotype Zavitan chromosome 7A, WEW_v2.0, whole genome shotgun sequence genome encodes:
- the LOC119329994 gene encoding solanesyl-diphosphate synthase 1, mitochondrial-like: MSWRWALARRVATLVGGGTGGPGAAQAQRLFSSSGALPGRLHPAPPQIRNKVVGCRGAAFVNSRWLHDATQCQTRQDGVSRAEEQQDPFELVADELSILGNRLRSMVVAEVPKLESAAEYFFKVGAEGKRFRPTVLLLMASALKFPIPESTDVGVFSILASKLRTRQQNIAEITEMIHVASLLHDDVLDDADTRRGVTSLNCIMGNKLSVLAGDFLLSRACVALAALGNTEVVSLMATAVGHLVTGETMQMSTSREQRRSMEYYLQKTYYKTASLISNSCKAVAILAGHTAEVSVLAYEYGRNLGLAFQLIDDVLDFTGTSASLGKGSLSDIRHGIITAPMLYAMEEFPQLQDVVDQGFDNPANVEIALDYLQKSRGIERTKELAQEHVNLAVKAIESLPDSDDEDVLISRRALIDITQRVITRTK; encoded by the exons atgtcctGGCGGTGGGCTCTGGCGCGGCGCGTCGCCACGCTCGTCGGCGGCGGCACCGGCGGCCCAGGCGCCGCCCAGGCGCAGAGGCTCTTCTCCTCCTCCGGCGCCCTCCCGGGGAGGCTCCACCCTGCGCCGCCTCAGATTCGGAACAAG GTGGTGGGTTGCAGAGGAGCTGCTTTCGTGAACTCGCGGTGGCTGCATGATGCCACCCAATGCCAGACTCGCCAGGACGGAGTTTCGAGGGCTGAA GAACAACAGGATCCATTTGAATTGGTTGCTGATGAACTATCGATTCTTGGAAATAGACTACGGTCCATGGTGGTTGCTGAG GTCCCTAAACTAGAATCAGCTGCTGAATATTTTTTTAAAGTAGGAGCTGAGGGAAAAAGATTCCGACCTACG GTTTTATTGCTGATGGCATCAGCTCTGAAATTCCCAATACCAGAATCGACAGATGTTGGAGTTTTCAGTATATTGGCAAGTAAGCTGCGCACACGGCAGCAAAACATTGCCGAGATAACTGAAATGATCCAT GTTGCAAGTCTTCTGCATGATGATGTTCTGGATGATGCTGACACTAGGCGAGGTGTCACTTCATTGAATTGCATTATGGGCAACAAG CTTTCTGTTTTGGCTGGTGACTTTCTCCTGTCCAGAGCATGTGTGGCACTTGCAGCACTTGGGAATACAGAG GTGGTATCTCTAATGGCAACTGCAGTTGGACATCTAGTTACTGGTGAAACTATGCAAATGTCAACAAGCAGAGAGCAACGGCGAAG TATGGAGTACTACTTGCAGAAGACGTACTACAAAACAGCATCATTGATATCAAACAGTTGCAAGGCTGTTGCTATTCTTGCAGGGCACACTGCTGAGGTTTCAGTGCTTGCATACGAATATGGTCGAAACCTG GGTCTAGCCTTCCAGTTGATCGACGATGTTCTTGATTTCACAGGAACCTCTGCTTCACTCGGGAAGGGTTCATTATCTGATATTCGTCAT GGAATCATTACTGCTCCAATGCTATATGCGATGGAAGAATTCCCACAACTACAAGATGTCGTTGACCAGGGTTTTGACAATCCTGCAAATGTTGAGATC GCCTTGGACTACCTCCAGAAGAGCCGGGGAATCGAAAGAACAAAAGAGCTTGCGCAAGAACACGTTAACCTTGCGGTCAAAGCCATCGAATCTCTCCCAGACAGTGACGATGAAGATGTTCTGATTTCAAGGCGCGCTCTTATTGATATCACACAGAGAGTCATCACAAGGACAAAATAG
- the LOC119329995 gene encoding uncharacterized protein LOC119329995: MDESWRCTMGAVLPRQRSSDGQKSLAPDDFRDVFGGPPRTVLLSSFCGDAAAADYHAAAAGHAGQYPYYSYGGGADALCRRGRPASAAVPTEEGFFDDIFGARARQVRSRSRSKSTKSSSVISSDEFGSGRSAFRQVATGNARGDAALSSFASKLRPIAIPSRRYDSSPPSSVSTRAEYQSSFTCSTAAYPACRYYYGNGGDWTNHSASSAASYAVSNNGAAAESSSSRHHRGASSGFCCFTSNPETSSREPSFRRTQRRGRARSPAPDYAADTSTECSGAADDYGYYYSPSSAASSSLFGNPPQPRPHRLEEAVMQEAMMMEVRERAPLLMDDGDIDSVGAAAVDEAIAWAKERFWSQA; the protein is encoded by the exons ATGGACGAGTCATGGAGGTGCACGATGGGCGCGGTGCTGCCGCGGCAGCGCTCGTCGGACGGCCAGAAGAGCCTCGCCCCCGACGACTTCCGGGACGTGTTCGGCGGCCCGCCGCGCACCGTGCTCCTCAGCAGCTTCTGCGGCGACGCAGCCGCCGCTGACTACCACGCCGCGGCGGCCGGCCACGCCGGCCAGTACCCGTACTACTCTTACGGCGGTGGCGCCGACGCCTTGTGCCGCCGTGGCAGGCCGGCGTCGGCGGCCGTGCCCACCGAGGAGGGCTTCTTCGACGACATCTTCGGCGCCCGCGCCCGTCAGGTGCGGTCGAGGTCGAGGTCCAAGTCGACCAAGTCCTCGTCGGTGATCAGCTCCGACGAGTTCGGCTCCGGCCGCTCCGCCTTCCGGCAGGTGGCCACCGGCAACGCCCGCGGagacgccgccctctcctccttCGCGTCCAAGCTCAG GCCCATTGCGATCCCGTCGCGCCGGTACGACTCGTCGCCGCCGTCGAGCGTGTCGACGCGAGCCGAGTACCAGAGCAGCTTCACGTGCTCGACGGCCGCGTACCCGGCGTGCCGCTACTACTACGGCAACGGCGGCGACTGGACGAACCACAGCGCCAGCAGCGCGGCGTCGTACGCGGTCAGCAACAACGGCGCCGCCGCTGAGAGCTCCTCGTCGCGGCACCACCGCGGCGCGAGCAGCGGCTTCTGCTGCTTCACGTCGAACCCGGAGACCAGCAGCCGCGAGCCGAGCTTCCGGCGCACGCAGCGGCGCGGCAGGGCGCGGTCACCGGCGCCAGACTACGCCGCCGACACCAGCACCGAGTGCTCTGGCGCCGCCGACGACTATGGTTACTACTACTCGCCGTCCTCGGCCGCGTCGTCGTCGCTCTTCGGCAACCCGCCGCAGCCGCGCCCGCACCGGCTGGAGGAGGCCGTGATGCAGGAGGCGATGATGATGGAGGTGAGGGAGCGGGCGCCGCTGCTCATGGACGACGGCGACATCGACAGCGTCGGCGCCGCCGCCGTGGACGAGGCGATCGCGTGGGCCAAGGAGAGGTTCTGGAGCCAGGCCTAG